The DNA region GCAGCCAGTCCGTCATTGCTCCTCCTCAATTGCAAAATATATTTAGGATGCAATCTAAATGCatgtattaatgtctacattcgttATTGCCacgtttattctattacagacaccttaatacACACTTTTAAATGTTATTATGTGCcaaacatacacatatacatatatttatttttaacacGTAAAAACATTTTCCTTCAAGTATTCTTGGTTGTTGTTGAGAGTACTAATGTTAATGTCcgcaatacaacaacaaaaaatacttaaatacatgtaattttgcccttttaatttaaatacatttaatttaaataCACTAGAATATGGTGTGCCAATATGTCAGACCGGTCGCTTCAAAGCCTCGCAAACGCAATAGCATCAGCAATCCCATGGTTTATAAATAATTGGTTTCACCTCTGTATTTTGGATTGAAAAGAGGCCAGGTAGTAAAGATTACCAGACCCAGTGAGACTGCTGGACGACATCCCCTACAGGCTGGTCCAGTGAGGATTTCAATGTATGTTGCTGCAGTGTCTGGCTAAGGAACAGTGAGCCACTACTGAGCCAATAAAACTCAGTTCACTTATGTATTATTCTACAGCTGGCCTCATCCCTTTGGATGAAGCTGGGCTTTTGTTCCTTTTTTGTAAAGTTTCGTAAGTTTTGTTCAATAAATCCTTAGACATCTAAAAATATAAATAAGTGAGTTACAGCGTGCTGTAGCCTACTTTCAGTTTCGCACTTCACCAAAGTAAGAATACTTTCATTTTCACTCCACACCCTTTTCTTTTCCGACGGGCTGTAAAAGACGGTAAGAATATTTCTCAATATAATTAAAACTGGGTTATGTTAAGGATTTCTTTGTCAGCTATGCTTAAGAAACTAAAACCTAAAGCAGAGCTCTATAGCATAGTTAGGCCAATCATAGTTGATCATGAAAAGTTAAACATCCTGTGAAATGGCAAACTGTAAATTGCCATGCTATTTCATTGTTCATATGTATTTATTTGATTATACAAATACTACTAAACCACATCCCAAATGTTTACATTTTCTAAAGACAAATGTTAGGGAAATTAGAATTTTTAACTTTAGTCTATAGTCTATTTCAGTGGTGgtcagtgccatttaagatgtTGTTTTTTCGttagcatggccttatttctattacagcatatttgaTGAATATCATTCACATTCCATTcatccagttcaatgtaacagcgatcggtttaggctactacatgatactcaaatgttccctatacccatcatgagatggctacaacctagcctgtgaatgaaagtttacaatgtactGTACCCGTGACACATTCAaaaccgccttgcacactcttgcaagcgtctagctgatctagggtttaatcattagtccaacagttgcaaatgagagttcatagtggacaaattcaggtatgtttatcccatTTCCGTTTGCCTCCATTTAAGATTTTTTCCTCAAACAGAATCGGCGGTATGAATGCACCCCTGGTCACCCCTAAAAACAGTTCACATTCATAGCAGTCACGTTGTATTCCTTTTCACATCTATGTGCTCTCTTCCTATCACTTTTTCCCTTCCTTTATGGACTTCAAtggacaacacatcagctgtatgtaaccaggcgagaaaaaaaactttccaaaccATATCCTAACTGCTACATacggcctacatcattgtcacaatattagctaaagtaatgtcGTAGCCAACATAGCTAATAAAACTAACATGCAGCTGTATTTctgttttatcattggaatgtgatacaaaacgaggcgacggtaggaccatgcggacacctCCGAGCGGtagggtaggctgtttggagtgtttatctgaagaagaaaaaaacacattaaataaaatgttatgtctgttggggtatgtctctataagcttggcacatctagccactgggattttttgtgcccattcttcaaggcaaagaagaatgctccagctccttcaagttggatgggttctgctggtgtacagcaatctttaagtcgtaccacagattctcaattgaattgaggtctgggctttgactaggccattctaagacatttaaatgtttccccttaaaccactcgagtgttgctttagcagtatgcttagggtcattgtcctgctggaaggtgaccctccatcccagtctcaaatctctggaacactgaaacaggtttccctcaagaatttccctgtatttagcgccatccatcattccttcaattctgatcaGTATCCCAGTACCCGCCGAGGAAAAACatgggatggtattctcggggtgatgaggggtgttgggtttgcgccagacatagcattttccatGATGGCTAAAAAGctccattttagtctcatctgaccagagtaccttcttccatatgtttagggagtctcccacatgccttttggagaACACCAGACGTGTTTGTTTAttcttttctttaagcaatggcttttttctgtccACACTTCCCTAAAGCCCaggtctgtggagtgtacggcttaaagtggtcctatggacagatactccaatctccgctgtggagctttgcagctccttcaaggtTATCTTTGGAATCTTTGTTGCCTcactgattaatgccctccttgcctggtccgtgagttttgctgggcggccctctcttggcaggtttgttgtggtgccatattctttccattttttaataatggatttaatggtcctctgtgggatgttcaaagtttcagatatacactgctcaaaaagataaagggaacactaaaataacacatcctagatctgaatgaattaaatattcttattaaatacttttttctttacatagttgaatgtgctgacaacaaaatcacacaaaaattatcaatggaaatcaaatttaacAACCcacggaggtctggatttggagtcacactcaaaattaaagtggaaaaccacactacaggctgatccaactttgatgtaatgtccttaaaacaagtcaaaatgaggctcagtagtatgtgtggcctccatgtgcctgtatgacctccctacaacgcctgggcatgttcctgatgaggtggcggatggtctcctgagggatctcctcccagacctggactaaagcatccgccaactcctggacagtctgtggtgcaacgtggcgttggtggatggagcgagacatgatgtcccagatgtgctcaattggattcaggtctggggaacgggcgggccagtccatagcatcaatgccttcctcttgcaggaactgctgacacactccagccacatgaggtctagcattgtcttgcattatgaggaacccagggccaaccacaccagcatatggtctcacaaggggtctgaggatctcatctcggtacctaatggcagtcaggctacctctggcgagcacatggagggctgtgcgggccccctaaagaaatgccaccccacaccatgactgacccaccgccaaaccggtcatgctggaggatgttgcaggcagcagaatgttctccacggcgtctccagactgtcacgtctgtcacgtgctcagtgtgaacctgctttcatctgtgaagagcacagggcgccagtggcgaatttgccaatcttggtgttctctggcaaatgccaaacgtcctgcacggtgttgggctgtaagcccaacccccacctgtggacgtcgggccctcataccaccctcatggagtctgtttcggaacttttgagcagacacatgcacatttgtggcctgctggaggtcattttgcagggctgctgctcctccttgcacaaaagtggaggtagcggtcctgctgctgggttgttgccctcctacggcctcctccacgtctcctgatgaactggcctgtctcctggtagcgcctccatgctctggacactacgctgacagacacagcaaaccttcttgccacatctcgcatctcgcattgatgtgccatcctggatgagctgcactacctgagccacttgtgtgggttgcagactccatctcatgctaccactggagtgaaagcaccgccagcattcaaaagtgaccaaaacatcagccaggaagcataggaactgagaagtggtctgtggtcccacctgcagaaccactcctttattgggggtgtcttgctaaatgcctataatttccacctgttgtctattccattttcacaacagaatgtgaaatgtattgtcaatcagtgttgcttcctaagtgaacagtttgatttcacagaagtgtgattgacttggagttacattgtgttgtttaagtgttccctttatttttttgagcagtgtatataacccaaccctgatctgtacttcaccacaacgttgtccctgacctgtttagagagctccttggtcttcatggtgacccttgctttgtggtgttgcagactccggGGCAtttcatgtgacagatcatgtgacacttaaattgcACACAAGTgactatttaactaattatgtgacttctgaagctATTTGGTTGCAcgagatcttatttaggggcttcagaccaaagggggtgaatacatatgcacgcaccacttttccgttatttattttttagaatttttttaaacaagttatttttatcatttcacttcaccaattcgGACAATTTTTTGTATGTCTAATacttgaaatccaaataaaaatcgatTTAAATTACacgttgtaatgcaacaaaataggaaaaacgccaagggggatgattacctttgcaaggcactgtatatataggatcaccactttattttaagaatgtgaaatgtcagaataatagtagagagaatgatttatttcagattttattatttcatcacattcccagtgggtcagaagtttacatacactcaattagtatttggtagcattgcctttaaattgtttaacttgggtcaaacgtttcgggtagccttccacaagcttaccacaataagttgggtgaattttggcccattcctcctgacagagctggtgtaactgagtcaggtctgtagatctccttgctcgcacacgctttttcagttctgcccacaaagtttctataggattgaggtcagggctttgtgatggccactccaataccttgactttgttgtccttaagccattttgccagaactttggaagtatgcttggggtcattgtccatttggacaaTTATTATTGTCCATAATTTTCCTTGGCCGGGGtacgccgtcattgtaaataagaatgtgttcttaactgacttgcctagttaaataaaggttaaaataaatatattttttaaatgatgctgccacccccgtgcttcacggttgggatggtgttctttggcttgctatacatccacaggtacacctccaattgactcaaatgatgttaattagactatcagaagcttctaaagccattacataattttcaggaatattccaagctgtttaaaggcacagtcaacttagtgtatgtaaacgtctgacccactggaattgcgatacagtgaattataagtgaaataatctgtctttaaacaattgctgtaaaaattacttgtgtcatgcacaaagtagatgtcctaaccaacttgcccaaactatattttgttaacaagacattaatggagtggttgaaaaacaagttttaatgactccaacctaattgtaggtacacttccgacttcaactgtatatacagtggggcaaaaaagtatttagtcagccaccagttgtgcaagttttcccacttacaaatatgagagaggcctgtaattttcatcaaaggtacacttcaactatgacagacaaaatgagaagaaacaaaatccagaaaatcaccttgtaggattttttatgaatttatttgcaaattatggtggaaaataagtatttggtaacctacaaacaagcaagatttctggctctcacagacctgtaacttattctttaggaggctcctctgtcctccactcgttacctgtattaatggcacctgtttgaacttgttatcagtataaaagacacctgtctaaaacctcaaacagtcacactccaaactccactatggccaagaccaaagagctgtcaaaggacaccagaaacaaaattgtagacctgcaccaggctgggaagactgaatctgcaataggtaagcagcttggtttgaagaaatcaactgtgggagcaattattaggaaatggttgacatacaagaccactgataatctccctcgatctgggctccacgcaagatctcaccccgtggggtcaaaatgatcacaagaacggtgagcaaaaatcgcagaaccacacggggggacctagtgaatgacctgcagagagctgggaccaaagtaacaaagcctaccatcagtaacacactatgccgccagggactcaaatcctgcagtgccagacgtgtccccctgcttaagccagtacatgtccaggcccgtctgaagtttgctagagagcatttggatgatccagaagaagattgggagaatgtcatatggtcagatgaaaccaaaatataactttttggtaaaaactcaactcgtcgtgtttggaggacaaagaatgctgagttgcatccaaagaacaccatacctactgtgaagcatgtgggttcaaacatcatgctttggggctgtttttctgcaaagggaccaggacgactgatccgtgtaaaggaaagaatgaatggggccatgtatcgtgagattttgagtgaaaacctccttccatcagcaagggcattgaagatgaaaagtggctgggtctttcagcatgacaatgatcccaaacacaccacctgggcaacgaaggagtggcttcgtaagaagcatttcaaggtcctggagtggcctagccagtctccagatctcaaccccatagaaaatctttggagggaggtgaaagtccgtgttgcccagcaacagccccaaaacattactgctctagaggagatctgcatggaggaatgggccaaaataccagcaacagtgtgtgaaaaccttgtgaagacttacagaaaacgtttgacctctgtcattgccaacaaagggtatataacaaagtattgagataaacttttgttattgaccaaatacttattttccaccataatttgcaaataaattcattaaaaatcatacaatgtgattttctggattttttttctcattttgtctgtcatagttgacgtgtacctatgatgaaaattacaggcctctctcatctctttaagtgggagaacttgcacaattggtggctgactaaatacttttttgccccactgtatgtacacagTGCCGTGAAAACGTATTTGCCCCTGATTTTgtctatttttgcatatttttgatagtGAATGTAATCAGATCTTCAATCAAAACTTAAAATTAACCTGagtttagaattttttttttttttaattatatattatatttatttaattgacAGTTATGCAACATCCAATTCCGCTGTGTGAAAAAGTTATGTCCCCCTTAAACTCAATAagtggttgtgccacctttagatgcaatgactgcaacaaaatgcttcctgtagttgttgatcagtctcttgGTTTTATCTGAAAGGAGCCATAGTAAGATACTGAAGGTCTATTGGTTTTATCTGAAAGGAGCCATAGTAAGATACTGAAGGTCTATTGGTTTTATCTGAAAGGGGCCATAGTAAGCTACTGAAGGTCTATTGGTTTTAACTGAAAGGGGCCATAGTAAGATACTGAAGGTCTATTGGTTTTATCTGAAAGGAGCCATAGTAAGATACTGAAGGTCTATTGGTTTTATCTGAAAGGAGCCATAGTAAGATACTGAAGGTCTACTGGTTGATTTCTAGTTTTGATCTTTATAATTGATGTTTCTATGTTAGACCTATTGTCTCTTTCAGGAATAATGGAGACTGGACCAGACAGTCTGTTTTTGACTCTCCTGCTTCTCCTCCACAGTTCACACTCTGTATCTGGTAATTATTATGCTCACTTCATCTTATTGTGTGTGGCGACTCATGCAGTAACTACAGggcttcctctgtgtgtgtgtgtgtgtgtgtgtgtgtgtgtgtgtgcatgcgcgtgcGAGGTTGCATTATTACTTAGATTTTTTGATGTTTTGAAATCTCTGAATTACATTTGACAGTCTGTCTTTAGTTGTGGGTGATGTATCTAAATGCTCCTTAATTTCTGTCTGTTCTCTTCAGAGAGGTTTGAGGTTCTTGGTCCATCTGATTCCATTGTTGCTGTGGCTGGTGATGACATCATTCTGCCCTGTTACCTCAaacccaacatcagtgctgaGGACATGACAGTGGACTGGCTGAACCTGGACTTCTTAGACGGTCGTGTCTTTCGTTACCAAAACCACAGAATCATACGAGAGGATCAGATTCTCTTCTATAGAGGAAGAACTTCACTGTTTGAAGAGGAACTATGGAGGGGCAACACCTCATTGAAACTGACCAGGGTACAAGGCACTGATGAGGGACGTTACAAATGCTTAATTCAGGCAAAGAGCTGGTATGATGATTTCACTGTTCAAGTCCTCGTTAAAGGTGAGGTTTATTTTCATGTTAATGTGATAATCTAACTACAGTACAATGACATCACCTCTTTCCTTCATATTACTGGACACAGTATGTGTCTATTTGTTCACAGCCTGTCACCAGTTAACatccagtctgtctgtgtgtctgtagctGTAGGATCCAAGCCAGTGGTGTCCATtgagggacacagagagggagggatgggtctGCTGTGTGAAACAAAAGGCTGGCACCCTGAGCCTGAGCTGGTGTGGCTGAACAGTAAAGGAGTCCATCTCTCTGCTGGTCCTCCTGAGATACATAGAGACTTAGATGGATTCTACACAGTCAAACAACATGTCATTGTCCAGGAGACTGACACCAACCGCTTTACCTGCAGAGTCCAACAGAGCCAGATCAATgagaagatggagacagagattcACCTCCCTAGTGAGTAACAACATAATATTATTTAGACATGAAACATTGGAGATATTGATGTGTTAATATACAGCATGTGTCTATTTGTTCACAGCCTGTCACCAGTTAACAGCCAgtctatctgtgtgtctgtagttgtCGGATCCAAGCCAGTGGTGTCCATTGAGGGAcacagagggggagggatgggcctGCTGTGTGAAACAGAAGGCTGGCACCCTGAGCCTGAGCTGGTGTGGCTGGACAGTAAAGGAGTCCATCTTTCTGCTGGTCCTCCTGAGATAGATAAAGACTCCAAGGGATTCTACACAGTCAAACAACATGTCATTGTCCAGGAGACTGACACCAACCGCTTTACCTGCAGAGTCCAACAGAGCAGGATCAATGAGAAGATGGAGACGGAGATTCACCTCCCTAGTGAGTAACAACAtaatattacagtgccttgcgaaagtattcggccctgtaacggttttcttggtgagaaggagagtcggaccaaaatgcggcgtgtctattgcaatccatgtttaatgaagtaacacactaaacactaacactatcaaaacaataaacttaacgaaaaccgaaacagcctatacttgtgtaacctaacacagaacaatgacatcaggacacaaaggacaatcacccacgacaaactcaaagaatatggctgcctaaatatggttcccaatcagagacaacgataaacacctgcctctgattgagaaccacttcagacagccatagacttagctagaacaccccactagctacaatccccacacatacacaccacatacaaaaacccatgccacaccctggcctgaccaaataaataaagataaacacaaaatactttgaccagggtgtgacagaaccccccccctaaggtgcggactcccgaacgcacctcaaaacaatagggagggtccgggtgggcatctgtccatggtggcggctccggtgcgggacgtggaccccactcaatcaatgtcttagtcccttctcctcgcgtccctggatagtccaccctcgccgccgaccatggcctagtagtcctcacccagaaccccactggactgaggagcagatcgggactgaggggcagctcgggactgaggcagctcgggactgaggggaagctcaggagtgagaggaagctcaggagtgagaggaagctcaggcaggttg from Oncorhynchus mykiss isolate Arlee chromosome 1, USDA_OmykA_1.1, whole genome shotgun sequence includes:
- the LOC118966035 gene encoding butyrophilin subfamily 2 member A2-like isoform X1, translating into METGPDSLFLTLLLLLHSSHSVSERFEVLGPSDSIVAVAGDDIILPCYLKPNISAEDMTVDWLNLDFLDGRVFRYQNHRIIREDQILFYRGRTSLFEEELWRGNTSLKLTRVQGTDEGRYKCLIQAKSWYDDFTVQVLVKAVGSKPVVSIEGHREGGMGLLCETKGWHPEPELVWLNSKGVHLSAGPPEIHRDLDGFYTVKQHVIVQETDTNRFTCRVQQSQINEKMETEIHLPIVGSKPVVSIEGHRGGGMGLLCETEGWHPEPELVWLDSKGVHLSAGPPEIDKDSKGFYTVKQHVIVQETDTNRFTCRVQQSRINEKMETEIHLPSELFDPTPLRMAFIVLCCLGAIAVIGLSLAIYCICYKKDDLTRKLDYLTENRDVLRKEKEILTSQLDFETIRRHAVDVTLDPDTAHCKLILSDDGKQVRHGELDQVLSDNGKRFTNWSCVLGNVGFSGKFYYEVKVEGKTEWTLGVVIQSINRNESFIPMPNNGYWTVELKDGECTANADSPLTLLLREKPLKVGVFVDYEKGQVSFYNVEDRSHIYSFTGCTFTEKLHPFFNPGGSDSIPLVVCPVDATD
- the LOC118966035 gene encoding butyrophilin subfamily 2 member A2-like isoform X3, with translation METGPDSLFLTLLLLLHSSHSVSERFEVLGPSDSIVAVAGDDIILPCYLKPNISAEDMTVDWLNLDFLDGRVFRYQNHRIIREDQILFYRGRTSLFEEELWRGNTSLKLTRVQGTDEGRYKCLIQAKSWYDDFTVQVLVKAVGSKPVVSIEGHREGGMGLLCETKGWHPEPELVWLNSKGVHLSAGPPEIHRDLDGFYTVKQHVIVQETDTNRFTCRVQQSQINEKMETEIHLPIVGSKPVVSIEGHRGGGMGLLCETEGWHPEPELVWLDSKGVHLSAGPPEIDKDSKGFYTVKQHVIVQETDTNRFTCRVQQSRINEKMETEIHLPSELFDPTPLRMAFIVLCCLGAIAVIGLSLAIYCICYKKDDLTRKLDYLTENRDVLRKEKDFETIRRHAVDVTLDPDTAHCKLILSDDGKQVRHGELDQVLSDNGKRFTNWSCVLGNVGFSGKFYYEVKVEGKTEWTLGVVIQSINRNESFIPMPNNGYWTVELKDGECTANADSPLTLLLREKPLKVGVFVDYEKGQVSFYNVEDRSHIYSFTGCTFTEKLHPFFNPGGSDSIPLVVCPVDATD
- the LOC118966035 gene encoding butyrophilin subfamily 2 member A1-like isoform X2 yields the protein METGPDSLFLTLLLLLHSSHSVSERFEVLGPSDSIVAVAGDDIILPCYLKPNISAEDMTVDWLNLDFLDGRVFRYQNHRIIREDQILFYRGRTSLFEEELWRGNTSLKLTRVQGTDEGRYKCLIQAKSWYDDFTVQVLVKAVGSKPVVSIEGHREGGMGLLCETKGWHPEPELVWLNSKGVHLSAGPPEIHRDLDGFYTVKQHVIVQETDTNRFTCRVQQSQINEKMETEIHLPIVGSKPVVSIEGHRGGGMGLLCETEGWHPEPELVWLDSKGVHLSAGPPEIDKDSKGFYTVKQHVIVQETDTNRFTCRVQQSRINEKMETEIHLPSELFDPTPLRMAFIVLCCLGAIAVIGLSLAIYCICYKKDDLTRKLDYLTENREILTSQLDFETIRRHAVDVTLDPDTAHCKLILSDDGKQVRHGELDQVLSDNGKRFTNWSCVLGNVGFSGKFYYEVKVEGKTEWTLGVVIQSINRNESFIPMPNNGYWTVELKDGECTANADSPLTLLLREKPLKVGVFVDYEKGQVSFYNVEDRSHIYSFTGCTFTEKLHPFFNPGGSDSIPLVVCPVDATD